One Methylocaldum marinum DNA window includes the following coding sequences:
- the lysS gene encoding lysine--tRNA ligase, producing the protein MTEQLDENKLIAQRREKLAELRGSGIAFPNDFRRNTLVQALHDQYGGEDGATLETRNIRVKAAGRLMGKRLMGKASFAHIQDMSGRMQIFLQKDALAEGEYETFKHWDIGDIIGVEGTVFRTKTGELSIRATDIRLLTKSLRPLPEKFHGLTDEETRHRQRYVDLVMNEDSRRVFKTRSTIVQFIRQFLLEQDFLEVETPMMQVIPGGARARPFVTHHNALDMDLYLRIAPELYLKRLVVGGFEKVFEINRSFRNEGLSTRHNPEFTMLEFYQAYADYRDLMDLSEEMLRGLAVKLFGSATVVHENQSYDLAQPFERLTVLESILRYNPDLTAEDLADRDRAARVAERLGYLVTSGDGLGKLQTEIFEKTVEHRLMGPVFITEYPTETSPLARRNDQNPFVTDRFELFIGGREIANGFSELNDPEDQAERFKKQVADKDAGDEEAMHYDADYIRALEYGLPPTAGEGIGIDRLVMFFTDSPSIRDVILFPHMRRES; encoded by the coding sequence ATGACCGAACAACTCGACGAAAACAAACTCATCGCGCAACGGCGGGAAAAACTGGCGGAATTGCGTGGGAGCGGCATTGCCTTCCCCAACGATTTTCGGCGCAACACGCTGGTACAGGCACTTCATGACCAATACGGGGGCGAGGATGGCGCCACCCTGGAAACGCGCAACATCCGGGTGAAAGCCGCCGGGCGACTCATGGGCAAGCGACTGATGGGCAAAGCGAGTTTTGCCCATATTCAGGACATGTCCGGCCGCATGCAGATATTCCTGCAGAAAGATGCCCTGGCGGAAGGCGAATATGAAACCTTCAAGCACTGGGATATCGGCGATATCATCGGCGTCGAAGGGACGGTATTTCGAACCAAGACCGGCGAATTGTCCATTCGAGCCACGGATATCCGTCTACTCACCAAGTCATTGCGCCCCTTGCCGGAGAAATTTCACGGCCTAACGGACGAAGAAACCCGCCACCGGCAGCGTTATGTCGACCTCGTCATGAATGAAGATTCGCGGCGTGTCTTTAAGACGCGCAGCACCATCGTTCAGTTTATTCGGCAGTTTTTGCTCGAGCAGGACTTTCTCGAAGTGGAAACCCCAATGATGCAAGTGATTCCGGGCGGAGCTCGTGCTAGGCCTTTTGTTACCCATCACAACGCGCTCGACATGGATTTGTATCTCCGCATTGCTCCGGAGCTTTACCTGAAGCGCCTGGTCGTCGGCGGGTTCGAAAAGGTTTTCGAGATCAACCGCAGTTTCCGCAACGAAGGGTTGTCCACCAGGCACAATCCGGAGTTCACGATGCTGGAGTTCTATCAGGCTTATGCGGACTACCGCGACTTGATGGACTTGTCCGAGGAAATGCTGCGCGGCCTAGCCGTTAAGCTTTTCGGAAGCGCCACCGTCGTACACGAGAATCAAAGTTACGATTTAGCGCAGCCTTTCGAACGGCTGACCGTACTCGAATCGATTCTTCGCTACAATCCGGACCTGACGGCTGAGGATCTCGCCGATCGCGATCGAGCGGCCCGAGTTGCGGAGCGCCTGGGTTATCTCGTGACCTCGGGCGATGGCCTAGGCAAACTCCAGACCGAGATTTTCGAAAAAACCGTAGAGCATCGACTGATGGGTCCGGTATTCATCACGGAATATCCCACCGAAACATCGCCCCTTGCACGCCGCAACGATCAGAATCCGTTCGTGACCGATCGCTTCGAGCTATTCATCGGTGGACGGGAGATCGCCAATGGCTTTTCGGAGTTGAACGACCCGGAAGATCAGGCGGAGCGGTTCAAAAAGCAGGTTGCAGACAAGGATGCCGGGGATGAGGAAGCGATGCACTACGATGCGGACTATATCCGCGCCCTGGAATACGGGCTGCCGCCGACCGCGGGCGAGGGCATCGGCATAGACCGGTTAGTCATGTTCTTCACCGATTCACCCTCCATTCGCGACGTCATTCTCTTTCCACACATGCGGCGAGAAAGCTGA
- a CDS encoding substrate-binding domain-containing protein, whose amino-acid sequence MNAEFLRLLLVLKTFIQVIEESFMTVRCDARRAVVLLASLLMPFSVAQAEKDAFKVCADPNNPPFSDKNGHGFENKIAELFAKDLGKKVEYTWFPQRIGFIRNTLKAQLPNSDEYKCDVVMGVPTGYELAATTKPYYRSTYALVYRKKSGWDDIKSPEDLERLPDERKNKLRIAMFDGAPGTTWLFNHQLADRGLPYQSMSGDAAVNTAQILEKDFAEGKIDMVIVWGPIAGYLVTQGKPGPFEMIPMKSEGSIKFDFPISMAVRFPDKERKEELNALIERNAKKIEALLHEYRVPLVDQSGNLIEAAKKSKK is encoded by the coding sequence TTACGTTTACTCTTGGTCTTAAAGACGTTTATTCAAGTTATAGAGGAGTCCTTCATGACCGTTAGGTGCGATGCCCGTCGGGCGGTGGTACTTTTGGCGTCATTGCTGATGCCTTTTTCCGTAGCTCAAGCCGAAAAAGATGCTTTCAAGGTTTGCGCAGACCCGAACAATCCACCTTTCTCGGATAAGAACGGTCATGGTTTTGAGAACAAAATTGCCGAACTGTTTGCAAAGGACCTGGGGAAAAAGGTCGAATATACCTGGTTCCCGCAACGGATCGGCTTTATCCGCAATACGTTGAAGGCGCAATTGCCGAACTCCGACGAATACAAGTGCGACGTGGTAATGGGCGTGCCCACCGGATATGAGCTTGCCGCGACCACCAAGCCTTATTACCGATCGACTTATGCCTTGGTATACCGGAAGAAAAGCGGCTGGGACGACATTAAATCACCCGAAGATCTCGAGCGTCTCCCGGACGAACGTAAGAACAAGCTGCGCATCGCCATGTTCGACGGAGCGCCGGGAACCACCTGGTTGTTCAACCACCAGCTCGCTGATCGGGGGCTGCCGTACCAGAGCATGTCGGGAGATGCGGCGGTCAATACCGCACAAATCCTTGAAAAGGATTTTGCCGAAGGGAAAATCGATATGGTCATCGTGTGGGGGCCGATCGCCGGCTATCTGGTCACCCAGGGAAAACCGGGGCCTTTCGAGATGATACCTATGAAGTCGGAAGGATCGATCAAATTCGATTTTCCGATTTCCATGGCTGTCCGCTTTCCCGACAAGGAGCGAAAAGAAGAATTGAATGCTCTGATCGAACGAAACGCAAAGAAGATCGAAGCGTTATTACACGAGTATCGCGTGCCCTTGGTCGATCAGAGTGGAAACCTGATCGAAGCGGCAAAGAAAAGCAAAAAATAA